The DNA window tatatgtatataaagttCTTAAAAATGTGTTAATGTGTTGTTTTTAGATCTTAAAAATGtgttaatgaaaatatttaaatcttaagataaaatttaagattaagattgaaatttaaaaagaaaataatgacAACTACAAGTGAAAtataataattacaatataaatGAAATACGGTAATAACATATTAACGTACAAGAGATACAATGATAACAACAAATTTAAATGAATGGAGTATAAAAATAGTGTATTATTAGAAAAAAGTActtatcaatttttattatttttcaataatttatgtcttatatgtaatttaaaatttgttaaacgAAACTCAGTTTGTTtactctatatatataaaaaaaattaaaataaaaaaaaaaattagaaaagctgAGAGATATAATTTATCCACGTGTTGGAACAGAATCTTTCAAAGAGCATTTAatggttaaaaataaaaatattgtcaCCACACATATATAGTGATTTTTAAGAATATGGAGAGAccccataatatatatatatatatataaatatatatatataatcagggCCGGTACTAAGAGTAGGCGGGCTAGGCGTGCGCCTCGGGCCCCCGAACGCTTAGGGCCCcgaaattgtgaaaaaaaaaatattaatatataaataaaatgttaaatatgaagaaaatataataaaaattgtttgGTGTAGTGGTAAAAGGTAGGGATCAATTCCCAACtcttactttttaatttttttaaaaaaatatttaacgtGTAGTTATGACTTATGAGGGATTGAACCTTAGATCTCTTAAGTTTTTTCCAAAACTTTGCCATTACACTAAGCACCAAATCTATAGTTTTCATTATagttaaactatatatatagggGCTCTAAAATTTAATTTCGCCTTAGGCCCCATATACCTTAGGACCGGCCCGGTATATAATGAAAAATGCTAAAGAGCATCAGTTTTTatgtgtaaatatttttattggtCCAACTAAATATCGAgtcctatataatttaatataataatttttaaggagTATCGttagccaatcgcaacgcgacatatTAAGAAAGTACTAAGTACCACTAATGCCTAATAGTAATgctcatataaaatatatatttaaataaagtgGTGTTTGCAAGTTCCTTTCATTTTCTTACTTTTTTGCACAGAATAAACAATACCTGGCCTTTTGGGAAAAGCAGCTATATGTAACCTGAATTtaatttcaataaaaatttaataagaaaACAATGGTATTTTACACTTTCATGCCCTATAAAATCTCTCCTTTCCTGGGCTTATAAATACCCCCATAAATCAACTGTCTCCTACTACCACAAGCCAATAGAGATACTAGTCTCTTACTCATACCCGGCCCTtccatattattattttccctTTCAATTATATTATGTCGTCAAGTTCAGTCTTCAAACCTTTCAGTGAGGATCTAAGTGTCGATTTAACTTTGGAAAGAATAGTAGGAGATGTGGTGGATAATTTTATCCCTACTGTAAAAATGACTGTCATTTATAATTCCAACAGGCAACTTATCAATGGTCATGAGCTCACACCTTCTCTTTTTATCTCTAAACCTCTAGTTGAGATTGGAGGAGAAGATATGAGAACATCTTATACACTTGTAAGTTTATATCATTATAgtcttataaatatataaatatatgtgtgtGGTCATCTAAAAATAACCAATGATTGTTTTTGTTAAATTTCTTAAAGATTATGACAGATCCAGATGCCCCAAGTCCTAGTGATCCCTACTTAAAAGAACACCTTCACTGGTTTGTAATATTTCAGTATAAActgtttatttataaattaatttaaatttcactTCATTAATTTAACTATATATTTTAACCTCTTTCAGGATAGTCACAGACATCCCTGGTACAACTAATGTGTTGTTTGGTGAGTTTTTCATCCTTCATTTAATTTTGTGAAGCTGCTActaataataacataatatttatagatatttattttagtgtcTATAAGTTTATATTGATACTAAAATCTAAATGAGATTCTTTTGTACATATAAATTGAAAATCAGGAAAGGAAATTGTGAGTTATGAAGCTCCAAAACCAATGGTGGGGTTTCATAGATTTGTGTTCATCTTATTTAAGCAGAGAGGAAGACAAACTGTGAGGCCTCCAACTATGAGAGACTGTTTCAACACAAGGGCATTTTCTCAAGACAATAATCTGGGCCTCCCAGTTGCTGCAGCATACTTCAATGCACAGAAAGAGACTGCTTCTAGATCAAGAAAATAAATTCatatatcatcataaaaatgATAAGATATTAAATAATGAAAGAGAAAAATAGCTTTCTTTTTCCTTGGTTGTTCTATCTAGCTATTTAAAACAAGTGTTTCAGTGAAAGTTGACAACATTTGATCTTTTAATTTTCGAGATGTTATTTATGATTTAGCATTATGGAGTAATAAATATTGTAAGAGAACCTAGCTAATAAGAAGGGGTTTGTTTGTTTGCTCATATATATGTGTGGTTTTTATTCTACTAGGTTTTGGGACAGAGCTGGTCTCTTatcttttcttttgactaatttatGTTTAAAATATGTGTCATTGGGCCATAGAAAtacttataattatatttattttgcatatattagtaaaaaaaagaaaataacataTGAGGacaatatgatatatatatatataaaaaaaaaaaaaaaaaaaaaaaaaaaaactatctcGTGAATATAGCAAAAAACAAGTCTTTATCAAGCATATACATTCAGATTCAGCAAATAAAGTATAGAATAAAGGAGAGGGCCAAGAATAGGAAATGAAAagggaataataataataataataattaatgatcataataatgagttttatataatttttcaagattttGTTGCTGAATCAATGAAGCTTTTGTATCTTCTTAGTTTATTTGTCAAATACACAAGAATGAATCGAACCTAAATCTTCATAGAgttgtattattaatttatttgtcaattttttttttttattttctcaaacaaTATTTGATTGAATCAATAGATTTAGATGTATTATAAGTTTTAACTTCTTGCTTTACGCTCTCCTAgggtttttgagtttttgagtTGTTCTCGTGCTAGTCATGTTTTGGTCATGGGTTTCTCTTTGGTTCTTCTACCAATCATATATTACTCTTTTCAATTGTTCATTCTATCTCACCAATATTCTAGCCACTGAAAATTTATTCTCGtaacttttctttgtttttcatATCATGATTCTCTGTTGGGGTCATAATGGTGTACACGAGTTGGAGGAAAGGTGTGGATTATGATTCATCTCGAAGAGGAGGATGTGGGTTGCAGTTGGATTAGAATATTGAGACAGAGGAGTGAGCTTTGATGCATGGTGGTACATATAACTAAAGCtcctaattttaaaaaatttattttcatttgatatatattttaatctatttattttaatatatatttatttaattaaaattactaatttagataactttaaatataaattttaatttaatatttataaaattatataatctgaaaaataaaaatttatttttcatccttagtattaattttccaataaatattataaaaattacttaatttaagttggtctaaaattaatcaaattaatctccaactcaaatttaattttctataaatatatataacatagtTCAAAATTCAATGTATTATAAAGTAATacatttttcgaaattcaacttaaaataaaataaataaaactggaaaaaattattgtaatttatgttgatctaaaattactaaataaattaattttcaacataaatataattttcttatttaattaaatctcttaagaaaaatattaaatattcaagtgtcttgaataaaatcaacttaaatattaattttctaatttaattaaatatatctagaaaaatatcaaaagtctacctagaaaatatctacctagataattcataaactaattccttattttctaattaaaatataatatattttagtatatttatttaattaatcattaatgaaaattacttgatttaagttgatctaaaaattaattaacaaattaattttcaacttaatctaattttcaaaattgaaaaaaaattcgaaatatcTACATAAGAAATGTATATCGAAattgtataaaaaataattcttaaaataaaataaaatatactttgaaaattattttaatttatgttgatttgaaattaaaaaaatttcaacttaaatataattttctatttaattaaatttattaaaatagaaacaaataattaagtatcttgaataaaattaacttaattattaataaataacttaattttcaacttaatatattttgcttatttaattaaatttcatcaaataaaaacaaataattaagtatcttgaataaataacttaattaattattaattctatttaagttctaagaaaaatatcataatttaagttggtctaaaattaataaacaaattaattttcaacttaaatatattttctacttaattaaatattagtaaaataaaaattagttactagaaatttttatctagaatattttattaaactaagtgtgcttttctaaattattttaaaataatctaatgaaaaattaatttcatttatttcaaaattaattatgttgctaattcaactttaattaggttaaactagtataattagcctaaGACAATTATTTAAATGAGGTAAATGGGCAtttacaattggggttgtttatgtgagggagggttgtgatcagtatgtcgtacccactactaatggccccctaactcccacacaaggcccaaaggagaggaatttaacatttcattaaataattgttatttaacctttcattaaataattattatttattgaataaacccaatattaattgggcctaaataaactATCAtgggtgatattttattttagcaaccctgtccatttaaatatctagaaataaatgggtttcctatatgcatctaagtccaaaagcaaacatataggctcacacaggtcaaatttaTTTAGATGGACCCTATTATGTTtttaggtttacacagatgaaagaaatacaaaatttatatgttacaaattatttataagatctattgacaattggactatgattaaaatcagatcattggatctgttaacaagttaatcatagcaatttagatcaaataaataagggtttttttctattttaagctAAAATTAcccaaaataaacattaatacaattataaggagaaaataaacatttatgttatttattgatttcaaaaatacaatttaCAAAGTTTCTTATTTACAAATATACGGTGGGAGACAAAGCCCACTTGCGAAAGGAGAAAGTAAAATACACAATAGTAGACCATGCAGGCGAGTGAGGCTCACACGCGAGTGAGGCTCACACGCGAGTGAGGGGACAAAACCATCAAAGTTCACTGACACATGCAATATTACAACATCAGAATGTACCAGTGGCTGCCACGTGTCAACTTTGGACAAAGTGCACTTGAGTGTATTGGACTTCTTTTCTCAATGCAATAACAACTAATTAGCAACGAAATAACAACTTGAAATCAaccaaaactaacttaaaaaaaattatatataaaaataaatgtacttAAATCCaaactaatttaaaaataattatatataaaaaaaaatagcacaTAAACTTAaaatcaacctaaaaataatcatacataaaaataaagacACATAAACCcaaaattaacttgaaaaataaaagtaactacaaaatacttgtaagtaaactcaaaaaatatgtaccataaaaactaaaacaatgactatattacaaaaaaaaatatgtagtaataaataatttgataaCAATCCCACTTTAATATAAATAGATAACAACTTAATATTAAGATGTAAAttaattaggcattaacaaatTTCATCAACTCAAAGGAAACTCAAAAACAACACATAAATCATCTCGAAAAAATAACCTACAAAATGCTCGTGcattaactcaaaaaaaaattgtatctatgaaaaataatatatactcAGTTAGTTTTTACTTGGTTGAACAACTAAATAATAATGCGCAAACAATTAGATAACAACTctattttaatatgaaaaattattagGCACCAACATAGTgtgttaacttaaaaaaaaaaaaacacaaataatctttaaaaaaataataaaataacattctTAATATATATGTGTCCATGATAAACTAAATATGTTtagacatttattttattttttaacacaaCTAGATAACAACAAAAAAGTAATTATATAACAATTGTACTGTAATATGCAAAATAAATAGacatcataaaataattttatagatTGCATCAactccaagaaaaaaaaaacatttaaactaaatttaaaagcATTCACTCACTACAAAACACTTCAACACCAACTCATAAATATACACGTCCATAAAGTACTAAATACATAATCATTTTTAACTTAGTtaaacaacttaataacagtaAAAACAACCTGACTTTaatatacactttaaataaaGTGACACATTGCATCAACTCAaagaaaaaatatcaataatcttaaaaaatatatattaaaaggaACAAAACGCTTGTACACCAACTCAAAAATATATACGtatccataaaaaataaatagaaagttattttttttatttgaacaactaaataataacaaacaaacaactaaataataacctcagaaaaaaaaaaaactttttcttttgttgaaaaataaaataaacttaaaaaaaactaaaaattacttgtacatcaacttaaaaatatatgtaccaaaaaaatattaaatatatactcatttaagatcatttgatttcATATTTTACTAATTGTATAAATAGGAacgaataaataattaaaatacaattctattttaatatacaaatcatCCAAACATCAATACATTACGTACACAAGccaaaaacaacttaaaaacaaCATTGATACAAtctccataaaaaaaaaaaaaaagaaaaaaaaaaacttaaaaacaactaCAAATCACCTACATATCAACCAATTGTATTACAAAAACCACTCAACTAGAAATTAACTCCAAAACACATGGATCTAACAACAagcatatataattatttttttttcttggcaactctgaaatatttttaacaaattagcatgatatatatgtatatatgttaatATGCATGTTACTTTTAAATT is part of the Cannabis sativa cultivar Pink pepper isolate KNU-18-1 chromosome 5, ASM2916894v1, whole genome shotgun sequence genome and encodes:
- the LOC115715930 gene encoding CEN-like protein 1, with the protein product MSSSSVFKPFSEDLSVDLTLERIVGDVVDNFIPTVKMTVIYNSNRQLINGHELTPSLFISKPLVEIGGEDMRTSYTLIMTDPDAPSPSDPYLKEHLHWIVTDIPGTTNVLFGKEIVSYEAPKPMVGFHRFVFILFKQRGRQTVRPPTMRDCFNTRAFSQDNNLGLPVAAAYFNAQKETASRSRK